The Mesorhizobium sp. AR02 genomic interval GGCGTTCCGGCTGATCGAATGGCCGACGCTGCGCGCCGCTCTGCCCGGTGTCGCCGGCCTTGTCTTCATGCTCTGCATCACCTCGTTCACCATCGTGCTGACGCTTGGCGGCGGACCGGCCGCGACGACGCTGGAGGTCGGCATCTACCAGGCGCTGCGATTCGATTTCGATCCGGCGCGGGCGGTGACGCTGACGTTACTGCAGATCGCCTTGACCTTTCTGGTGGTGCTGGCGCTGACGCGGCTTGGCGTCAATGTCGTTGGCGACGCCAATCTGCCGGTGGCGCAGCGCCGCTATCTGTCAGTCGTTGGCACCGAAACCCTGTTCAACGCCATGCTCATCACTCTGGCGGTGCTGTTCGTTGTCGGACCAATGGCGGCCACGGTGATGGCCGGGTTGGGGGCCGATCTCGGCCGGCTCGCCGGCGAGACCACGGTCCGGCAGGCGATACTGACCAGTGCGATGCTCGCCTTCCTGTCGGCGCTGCTTTCGGTGATGCTGTCACTGGCATTGACCATGGCGCGGCGGGCGCTGGCACTGAGCCGCGGCACCAGTCCAAAGACGCTGCTCGAACATGCCGCCGATACCGGCGCCGGTTTTGTCCTGGTCGTGCCACCGATCGTCATCGGCGCCGGCTGGTTCCTGCTGCTGCGCCATGGCGTCGACGTCTTCGCCATCGCCCCGGTCATGGTCGTCACCGTCAATGCGGTCATGGCCATGCCTTTCGCGCTGCGCGCCGTGCGTCCCGCCTATGATGCGGCGAGCGAGCGTCATGAACGGCTATGCGCGCAGCTGGGTATCTCCGGCTGGGCCAGGCTGCGGCTGATCGACTGGCCGTCATTGCGGCGTCCGCTCGCCACCGCCTTTGCTTTCGCCATGGCATTGTCGCTGGGCGATCTCGGCGTCATCGCGCTGTTCGGCAGTGATTCCGTGCAGACCTTGCCCTACCTTCTGCTGGCGCGCATGGGCAGCTACCGCACCGAGGACGCCGCCGGCCTCGCACTCCTGCTTGGCCTGGTCTGCCTCGCCTTGGTGCTGGCAGCGGACTGGCTGGGAAGGGAAAAGGTCCGCAATGTCTGACGGGGCGACGGGCAGGAAAGGCGTTCCGGTGCGGCTGGACAAGGTCTTGTTCAGCTATGGCGAGGTATCGCTTGCCTTCGATGTCGAGTTCACTGCCGCAAAAATCACCGCCATCATGGGGCCGAGCGGCTCGGGCAAGTCGACGCTGCTCAACCTTGTTGCCGGCTTCGAGACGCCACAGTCCGGCCGCGTGCTGATCGGCGAGGCCGATGTCGGCGCCGCGCCGCCGGCCGCGCGGCCGGTGTCGATGGTGTTCCAGGAGAACAACCTTTTCGCCCATCTTTCCGTCGAGCAGAATGTCGGGCTTGGCCGCTCGCCATCGCTGCGACTGACCGAGACCGATCGAATCGCCATCGCCGAGGCGCTTGCGCGCACCGGCCTTGCCGGCAAGGAAAAACGCCTGCCGCGCGAACTGTCCGGCGGCGAGCGTCAGCGCGTTGCCCTGGCGCGCGTGCTGGTGCGCGATCGCCCGGTGCTTCTGCTCGACGAGCCCTTTGCTTCGCTCGGGCCTGCGTTGCGCGACGACATGCTCGACCTGGTTGCCGGCCTCCATGCCGAGCGCGGCATGACGGTGCTGTTCGTCACGCACCAGCCGGAGGATGCCCGCCGTATCGGCCAGAATGTGGTGTTCCTGGACAATGGCGCCGTCGCTGCCACCGGCACGGCGGACGATTTCTTTGCCGGGGCTGGTCCGGAGGCTTTCCGACGCTATGTTGGCACAAGCATCCAGACGACTGGATCACGAGATATTGCCCGGAAGCGGACATAATTTACGCCCAAACCGGTCCGAGGCGATATGGCGCTTGCTTGCCATGACTGGAGTAGTGTGGCTAGGTCCGCTGAATACCGGTCCGGCACACGCCGTGATTTGCCTACAGCATCCGCCGTCCGCCCTGAGGGACGTGCGACGGATGCTGTAGCAGTTTGAAGTAGCGCGTGACACTCTTCGAAGATCGCCCCCGATCGTCGTCGTCATGCGCCGGGACCCGAAAGGAAGCCGTTCTGGCGATCGGCGTTAACAGGCTAAGAATGAATCCGCTGGCGCGCTTTCTGGCGCTGGCCGGCTTTGCCGTGGCCTTGGCAAGCTGCCAGATGTTCACGCCCCCGGCAGTCCAGGAATCCGGTTTCCAGCCTTCCGACAAGCCGATCACGGTCGACAATGTCGGCGCCAACAACAAGCTTGCGGAGTTGGCCAAGGCGCAGCATCCGCGCATCCTGGCCACCTATGGCGGCGAATATTCCGATCCCAAGCTCGAGCGAATGGTGGCCAAGGTCGTCGGCAATCTGACTGTGGTGTCGGCGAACCCGACCCAGACCTACCGCATCACCATCCTCAATTCGCCCAACGTCAACGCCTTCGCGCTGCCGGGCGGCTATCTCTACATCACGCGCGGCCTGCTGGCGCTGGCCAATGATTCGTCCGAACTTGCCGCCGTCATCGCGCATGAGATGGGCCACGTCACCGCCAATCACGGCCTGCAGCGCCAGCAGTTGGAGGCCGAGGAAGGCCTGGCGACCAAGGTGGTCTCTGATGTGCTGGGCGACAGCCCGACCGCCAAGGCGGCTCTGATCCGCGGCAAGCTTCGGCTGGCGCAGTTTTCGCGCAACCAGGAGTTGGAGGCAGACGCCATCGGCATCAAGTCGATTGGCGAAGCCGGCTACGACCCTTACGCCGCCGGACGCTTCCTGCAGTCGATGTCGGCCTACACCGATTTCCGTTCGATCAGCGGCGCCACCGACGCCAGCCTCGACTTCCTGGCGACGCACCCCAACACGCCGCAGCGCATCGATCTGGCGCAGCGCCATGCTCGCCAGTTCGGCGCGCCCGGCGTCGGCACGCGCGACCGCGATTCCTTCCTCGCCGGCATTGACGGCCTGCTCTATGGCGACACGCCGGAGGAAGGTTATGTGCGCGGCGAGACCTTCCTGCATCCGGGCCTCGGCGTGTCGTTCACGGTGCCGGACGGTTTCATCATCGACAATTCGGCGGCAGCGGTGACGGCGACCGGGCCGGGCGACATAGCGATCCGTTTCGACGGCGTTTCGATCGACAAGAACCGCCCCTTGACCGACTACATCAGAAGCGGCTGGGTGGCCGGTCTCGATGACAGCACTGTCAAGCAGGAAACCATCAACGGCAATGAGGCCGCGACCGCGCATGCCGGTGCCGAAGGCTGGCAGTTCGACATCGCGGTGATCCGTGCCGGCGGCCAGGTCTACCGGCTGTTGACCGCGGCACCGTCAGCCAGCACCTCGCTGGAGACGGTGGCGCGCTCGGTCAGCGGGTCGTTCCGTATCCTGAGCCCCGCAGAAAAGGCGGCTTTGAAGCCGCTGCATATTCGCGTCCTCACCGTGCAGCCGGGCCAGACCATGGGCTCGCTCGCCGCACAGATGGTCGGCGTCGATCGCAAGCTCGACCTGTTCCGGGTGCTGAACGCGCTGTCGCCGGGTGCCGCGGTTTCGGCCGGCGATAAGGTCAAGATCGTTACGGATAAATAAGAGCCCGTCGCAAACTCACTCTGCTGGACGCCTGACGCGGTTTTCTGCGCTTCCGGTGCTCATGGACTTCATGTCCACTCCGCTCCGGTTCTCGAAAACCACGCCATTCGCCTCAGCGGAACGAGTTTTCAACGCACTCTTATCCTGTGCTTTGAGTGGTCAGGCGGCTGTCGCCAGAAATTCCGGATTCTGCTTTACCAGTGCGACCTTGAGCTTTTCCATGGCGCGGGCCTCGATCTGGCGGACGCGTTCCTTGGAAATGCCGAGCGTCTCGCCGAGCGCTTCAAGCGTGGCGCCCTCGTCGTTCAGCCGGCGTTCTTCGATGATCCTGAGTTCACGCGCGTTGAGCGCGCCAAGCGCCTCGCGCAGCCAAAGCGAGCGGCGCGCGACATCGATCTTGTCGCCGACGATCTCGTCGGGCAGGGGTTCATCCGAAACTAGGAAATCCATCCGCTCGGTGGCGCCCGCATCATCGGCAAGCGGCGCGTTCAGGGAGGAGTCAGGCGCCGACAGCCGCGAATCCATCATCGCCACATCGGCCTCGGAGACGCCAAGTGCGACCGACACCTCGCGGTAGAGGGTCGTGTTGGAAAGCGGCTCCGCGCCGTTCGCCAGCCGGGCACGTAACCGTCGCAGGTTGAAGAACAGAGCTTTCTGCGCCGAGCTGGTGCCGCCGCGCACGATCGACCAGTTGCGCAGGATGTAGTCCTGCATGGAGGCGCGAATCCACCATGTCGCATAGGTCGAAAACCGCACTTCGCGCTCGGGCTCGAAGCGGGCGGCGGCCTCGAGCAGGCCGACATGGCCTTCCTGGATCAGGTCGCCGAGCGGCAGGCCGTAGTGACGGAATTTGGAGGCCATGGAAATGACCAGCCGCATATGGGCGACGGTGATGCAGTGCAGTGCGTTCTGGTCGTTGTCTTCCTTCCAGAGCAAAGCCAGTCGATGCTCCTCGTCCCGTTCGAGGTAGGGCGCCTTCATCGCCGCGCGGACCATGATCCGTCCAGCCGTGTCTTGCATCATGAGGCGCTCCCTGGCTCAGGCGATAGGACTGACGTTACGAACTTGGCCGGGCGCCGGTTGAAATCGCGGGGTCGCGCCCTAGAACAGCCAAAACTGCCATGCGCGAGAAAGGTTCCGCTGGCGCGCGGAAGCAAGCGGTGCTGTCCGGGCGATTTTGAAATCGTTCCCCGGAGCTTCAGACGTTGCAGGGAATCCCTTTTAGAGAATGTGGTTTCAGAAATTCTTTGTTTTTGAAATCTGGTTCCTTATTCTTTCGGCCCGCATCTGTCATTTTCCAGCCCTCACAACAGGCCTGACATAGGCCAAGGACGGGATCACAAAAAAATGAAATGGCTCAAATCGCTTATCGTCGCCGGAACGTTGCAGGCCCTGGCGGTCACATCAGGCCATGCTGGTGCCAATCTCGATCAGATCAAGCAGGCAGGCACCCTCAAGGTCGGCACCGAGGGCACCTACGCACCCTTCACCTATCATGACGCTTCCGGCGCGCTGGTCGGCTTCGATGTCGAGATCGCCAAGGCAATCGGCGACAAGCTTGGCGTCAAGGTCGAGTTCCTCGAAGGCAAATGGGACGGGTTGATCGCCGGCCTCGACGTCAGCCGTTATGACGCCGTCATCAACGAAGTCGGCATCACTGATGCCCGCAAGGCCAAGTACGACTTTTCCGATCCCTACATTGCCTCCAAGGCGGTGCTGATCGTGCGCGGCGACAACACCGAGATCAAGACGTTCGCCGATCTCAAGGGCAAGAAGTCGGCGCAGTCGCTGACCTCGAACTTTGGCAAGCTGGCTGAGACGAACGGCGCCGAACTGGTCGGCACCGACGGCTTCGACCAGTCGATCCAGCTGCTTTTGACCGGCCGCGCCGACGCTACGATCAATGACAGCCTGTCGTTCCTCGATTTCAAGAAGCACAAGCCCGATGCCAATGTGAAGATCGCCGCGCAAGAGGAAAACGCCGACTATTCCGGCGTCATCGTGCGCAAGGGCGATCCGGAACTGGTCGCCGCCATCAACAAGGCGCTGGCCGACATCAAGGCCGACGGCACCTACAAGAAGATCGCCGACACCTATTTCGGCCAGGACGTTTCGAAGTAATTTTTTCGAGGGTGGACCCGGTTGCCGCCCCGTCAACGCATCAGCGGCGAGCCATCTTTGATGGCTCGCCGCTTTTGTCGTGATATGGCTGACGCATTCGCATTTCGATCATCCATCCTGGAGGGCCTTTCGTGCCGCACTGGCTGCAACTGATGCTGGAGTCGCTGCCTTCGCTGCTCTGGGCCGCTCTGATCTTCACCGTACCGTTGACGCTGCTGTCCTTCGTCCTCGGCTTGACGGTTGGCCTGGGGGCAGCACTCGGCCGGCTGTTCGGACCGAAGCCGCTGGTCGCGCTCGTGCGCTTCTATGTCTGGATCTTCCGCGGCACGCCGCTTTTGGTGCAGCTGTTCCTGATCTTCTA includes:
- the thiP gene encoding thiamine/thiamine pyrophosphate ABC transporter permease — protein: MVALAAITLLIGGAFAGLLVEGAHDFSGAWAAFDPYLLRVVRFTLWQAALSTLLSVIPALFVARALSRHPRFFGRAFILQLFAVPLALPAIVAALGILALYGRAGYFAGLFSAVGGQGWPGIYGLSGILVAHVFFNLSLSVRLFLEALQTIPADQWRLASQLGMGARPAFRLIEWPTLRAALPGVAGLVFMLCITSFTIVLTLGGGPAATTLEVGIYQALRFDFDPARAVTLTLLQIALTFLVVLALTRLGVNVVGDANLPVAQRRYLSVVGTETLFNAMLITLAVLFVVGPMAATVMAGLGADLGRLAGETTVRQAILTSAMLAFLSALLSVMLSLALTMARRALALSRGTSPKTLLEHAADTGAGFVLVVPPIVIGAGWFLLLRHGVDVFAIAPVMVVTVNAVMAMPFALRAVRPAYDAASERHERLCAQLGISGWARLRLIDWPSLRRPLATAFAFAMALSLGDLGVIALFGSDSVQTLPYLLLARMGSYRTEDAAGLALLLGLVCLALVLAADWLGREKVRNV
- the thiQ gene encoding thiamine ABC transporter ATP-binding protein, which codes for MSDGATGRKGVPVRLDKVLFSYGEVSLAFDVEFTAAKITAIMGPSGSGKSTLLNLVAGFETPQSGRVLIGEADVGAAPPAARPVSMVFQENNLFAHLSVEQNVGLGRSPSLRLTETDRIAIAEALARTGLAGKEKRLPRELSGGERQRVALARVLVRDRPVLLLDEPFASLGPALRDDMLDLVAGLHAERGMTVLFVTHQPEDARRIGQNVVFLDNGAVAATGTADDFFAGAGPEAFRRYVGTSIQTTGSRDIARKRT
- a CDS encoding M48 family metalloprotease yields the protein MNPLARFLALAGFAVALASCQMFTPPAVQESGFQPSDKPITVDNVGANNKLAELAKAQHPRILATYGGEYSDPKLERMVAKVVGNLTVVSANPTQTYRITILNSPNVNAFALPGGYLYITRGLLALANDSSELAAVIAHEMGHVTANHGLQRQQLEAEEGLATKVVSDVLGDSPTAKAALIRGKLRLAQFSRNQELEADAIGIKSIGEAGYDPYAAGRFLQSMSAYTDFRSISGATDASLDFLATHPNTPQRIDLAQRHARQFGAPGVGTRDRDSFLAGIDGLLYGDTPEEGYVRGETFLHPGLGVSFTVPDGFIIDNSAAAVTATGPGDIAIRFDGVSIDKNRPLTDYIRSGWVAGLDDSTVKQETINGNEAATAHAGAEGWQFDIAVIRAGGQVYRLLTAAPSASTSLETVARSVSGSFRILSPAEKAALKPLHIRVLTVQPGQTMGSLAAQMVGVDRKLDLFRVLNALSPGAAVSAGDKVKIVTDK
- a CDS encoding RNA polymerase factor sigma-32, translated to MMQDTAGRIMVRAAMKAPYLERDEEHRLALLWKEDNDQNALHCITVAHMRLVISMASKFRHYGLPLGDLIQEGHVGLLEAAARFEPEREVRFSTYATWWIRASMQDYILRNWSIVRGGTSSAQKALFFNLRRLRARLANGAEPLSNTTLYREVSVALGVSEADVAMMDSRLSAPDSSLNAPLADDAGATERMDFLVSDEPLPDEIVGDKIDVARRSLWLREALGALNARELRIIEERRLNDEGATLEALGETLGISKERVRQIEARAMEKLKVALVKQNPEFLATAA
- a CDS encoding amino acid ABC transporter substrate-binding protein; amino-acid sequence: MKWLKSLIVAGTLQALAVTSGHAGANLDQIKQAGTLKVGTEGTYAPFTYHDASGALVGFDVEIAKAIGDKLGVKVEFLEGKWDGLIAGLDVSRYDAVINEVGITDARKAKYDFSDPYIASKAVLIVRGDNTEIKTFADLKGKKSAQSLTSNFGKLAETNGAELVGTDGFDQSIQLLLTGRADATINDSLSFLDFKKHKPDANVKIAAQEENADYSGVIVRKGDPELVAAINKALADIKADGTYKKIADTYFGQDVSK